CAAGGAAAATTGTAGGACTTGGGTGGAAATCTATTCAAAGAAAACTTTAATTTGAAGTCATTAGTGCATATAATTAGGGGTTGTAGAGGATGAAAGAAAGAATCTTTAATAGGAATTCGAGTATGATGAATCTTCACGTATTGTAGTAGACAATACATTGGCTACAGAAAAGCAATAATCTAACATTTACACAGAATAAGTTCAAAAAGAGATTATAGCAAGAGTAAAACTAAAGAGGTTGAATATAGTTTTGAAGAAGTGATTCTTGCAATTAAGGAAGGAAAAAACATGTCCACTACAAGTCTACGAGAAATCTCTAGTGGTTTCAAAAGCCTGAAATCCTGCGGAGATGTTGTTCTCTGTGGATTGTTTTCTAGTTGCAGCTAGACATATATTGCATGCACTAAGGTATGATGTTTTTCAGACTTAAGTGAAAACATGTCCACTAAGTGTGATTGTGTGAGCTTTGATGAATAGAGTTATTCACTACATACACCGACAAGATAATAAGTTTTCAGTGGATTAATTGAGATGTGCAAAAGTCGACTCGAACAACATATATAGTAGTCTATGGCATCGCAATTTCAATTCATTACGAGAGCACAGTTTTAGAGAATTTTTCGAAATTCTAAGGTAATGAGATGCTTCAAGTTTTTAACAGTTCATTTGCTTTTTAATGCTGTATGCTTagtattatatatgttgatacaAAAGTGCTATTGTCACCTACTAGAATTTATTAAATCTATACTGTCTGTGCCTTCCTCTAAACTCGTATGCATTACTAAAAAACTCCTATGATTCATATTCGTGTAAGCCAGTAAATGATACTCTGGCCAATTAATTAAAATTTGGAACTAAGTATCTGAATATTTGAAATATTCATGTGTTGACAGATGAAATTAATTGTTAGGAAcccaaaaatttaaaaagaaaaccaCATGCGATAATGGATATTTTCCTTTTAGCGACGTGAAtgaacacaatatatatatattttgaaagtGACAATACACTGTCattttcccaataaatttgaatgAACCAAATGATAAGTTATGCGGACTGAACTActaggggtattatcacttttagcccgcgacAAAAAGTATTTACGTTTGATAgacgaaaaagtgtataaaatttgtataatttttttgactattattttgagagcgattatacaatgtcatttttctgAACTACTAAGGGCTTGGTTTGTAAAGCCCATTGCAGAAAAGTATGGGCTAAAAACTACGATAGCCCACTAAGGCTTTTGCTGTAAACACTAAGCAACCCATAGAAAACGGCCTAAGATTTTTTATTGAGGCCCAATGAGTAGCTTATTAAGCCCTCTTTAGAACGACTTGAAAAACAAAATTATATCTGATCCGATCCAACTTTTTATTCCCCACATAGTCATCATTTTTTTTAAGCCTGATTCCAGATCCATTAATATTGTAGAATTGATACCAGGTAGTCATTCTATAGGGTTGCTATTTAAAAATTAGCCAGtatgtcctgaattttagtttttcagtTCAATTTTTCAGGACACAAATTCTTTAAATTAAGAttttcaggacaaaataagtactGAATTATCCCTAAATAGCATCCTTAAAAATGGCTATTTGTGTATTTCCCCCATTAATATTCGAGAAGATTATTCAATTCTCTTTCTTAATTAAATCATTTAGATTTTAGTTCCTCAAGCAACTTTTACATTTtcattttttctcttttgtttAATATTATACTCCCTTCACTTAAAGGCAAAATTGTAGTTACAAATGATTTAGTATATCATAGGATGCTAAAGTTATAACTTCCTCCAATAGGTTAATGTTTTATCTTTCGTCAAACATACAATATATCCACTGAAAATTTCCCTAAGAAAAGTTACCATAGTTTAAAGGCAAATTAGTCTCATGCCATTTCCTAGGCTTAAGTAGAAATTAAGCGTGATGAATGGGCGTTGCTTTAGTAGTAGAACTAAAGCAATCACTATTTAGGagtatttatttataataataatGCTTCAATCAATTGGTGTGATTATTTTGTTAAATATACATACAACCTTTTTTGGTGAGAGAATGTTGAGAATATCAAAtcacaataaaaaataaataaattcatgCACACTATTTCATCAAATACCTGCTATTTTGTTTATCAGAGAATAGTGGAAATGTCAAATCACGCTAAAAAGAAAACGGGAGCATGCGCGAGTGTCGGCCTAATAAGCAATACGTTTTGGAATCCTAGATTTGGACAAATAGATTATGAGTATCTTTCATGTGGATCTAAAAAGCAAGTCTAGTTGTCGACTCGTGGCGTTATAGGTATGATTATTTTTCGTCCTCGTCCGTTTCCGGTACCTATACCCGGATTTGCGTCGTTTAAAAGGCGCGGTTTATAACAAGGATTTTTTTATACCCAAGGCTCGAACTTGAGATCTTTGATTAAAGGAAGAGCAGTCTTTTTTCGttttcttgagtcgagggtctatcgaaaacagcctctttATCCCTCGGAATAAAGATAAGggctgcatacacactaccctcttcatatccactcgtgtgatttaatAACTATTGTACTAGCATCATTCCTTTTGACATCTTTTTAATAACTGCCGTCCCACCATTGAACACTAGACTTCCATGCATCATTGTCTTCTACTTTTCCTCATCATGCCATTGACTTTTGTGGATAAAACTCATATCTAATTGCTTTtcctttaattaattaagaaaaaACCTGAAAGGAATTTTATCTTTGATTCACCAATTATACATGTATGCATTGATTCTTTTGACATCTTGAAGAAAGCACCTTTTTTTCGACAAGATAATGTGATCGTTTTGCATAATTTAGGTCAACATTTGAAAATTTTGGAGCTTAAAgctataattaatttatttgtataTTCAAGAGATAAGCTTTTGGCTAATTTTCTTTCAACCAATCAATGGCATTTATAGGCGTCTATTTTTCTTTCCAATGTACTTAATCATTCATTATTAACCCGTCCTTAGAGATTTACAAGTGGTCGCATCCCTTTTTCTTTTAGCATTTCACATGGATATTAGATCAAGTATATATACTTCGTATTACATAATTAAATCGACATTATATTGTAACATCAGttctaaaattaaaattaaaagcaCATAATTTTAAAATTAGTGCGTACTTgtcaaatttggaagcttatgtTTTATTCCTTAACTTATCGTTTTATACAATAATTGGATAATATCATATCATAGCACTTACCAAAAAAGTAATTATACTTTATTAATTATGCTAACTATAATGAAGTTAGGAACTATAACTCCGTACTCTTTTTTATGATAATTGACCAAATATAATGATTCAACTTGCCAGTCAATTCTTTTCCATTTATGCCTAAACACAGCTACAATAGGAGAAGATAAATTGGAAAAACAATAAAAGAAACGCAACTTGTATATGTAGTGCATCTTAATTTTTTTTCCAACTATTTCCCTCCACTTTTTGAATGACAGAGATGCACTGTATGTACTAGCTATTCTTTATTCGTCAAAGAGCCATATATACCTTTCTACTTTTGACAATAGTCTAAGAAtacctctcgttatactattgagttatATACACCCCTTCAATCatattttgggttcaaatataccctcatttaaacggagggacacgtgtcatcgtcctgttgatCAATTcaaaatatctcctaattaattaaaaagactcattacccatactcgaaatttttttttttttttggaaaaactggataaaactaaattatttttttactaaaaaatgaaaaaaacgaaaatatttttttttcagtttttacaaaaaaatactgctttaaaaaaactgaaaaatattttctaaaataatatttttgtaaaaactgaaaataaaaaGCTGAAattcaattttctaaagcaattctttttgtaaaaactgaatttttttttactaaaaactgaaaaaaatgaaaatatttttttttcagtttttacaaaaaaactgcatattttctaaaataatatttttgtaaaaaccgaaaaaataattaaaatgcaattttctaaagcaatgttttgtaaaaactgaaaaaaaacacaaatattttcttttttttcagtttttaggtgaaaattatttcagtttttttcagtttttaattgctttagaaaattattttttaatttttttttctttctgtttttacaaaaatattgttttagaaaatatttttcagctttttttaaagcagtttttttgtaaaaactggaaaaaaatatattttcgttttttcagtttttagtaaaaaataatttagttttatccagtttttccaaaaaaaaaaatattttttgagtaTGGGTAATGGgtgtttttaattaattaggagatattttgaattgaccaacatgacgatgacacgtgtccctccgtttaaatgagggaatatttgaacccaaaatatGATTTTAGGGGTATATataactcaatagtataacgagaggtaCTCTTAGATTATTGTCAAAAATAGAAAGGTATATATGGCTCTTTGACGAATAAAGAATAGCTAGTACATACAGTGCATCTCTGTCATTCAAAAAGTGGAGGGAATTAGTTGGAAAAGAATTAAGATGCACTACATATACAAGTTGCGTTTCTTTTATTGTTTTTCAAATTTATCTTCTCCAATTGTAGCTGTGTTTAGGCATAAATGGAAAAGAATTGAGTGGCAAGTTGAATCATTATATTTGGTCAATTATCATAAAAAAGAGTACGGAGTTATAGTTCCTAACTTcagttttttttcaatttttacaaaaaaaatatattatttttcgggtatgagtaatgagtctttttaattaattaggaaatatttagaattgaccaacaggacggtGACACGTGTcactccgtttaaatgaggggtatatttgaacccaaagtattactgcaggggtatagataacccaatagtataatgaGAAGTATTCTTACACCAGTTTCGAAAGTAGAGTGGTATAATTGGTCCTTTGCCGTACTGAATATGAAATTGTTCgtcccaaaaaaaaaagaatatgatATTAATCTAATAATAAGCTTCACACAAAAAGAATAATGTTACTCGCCGGGTGTACATAGGTCAGTTTGGTTCGTATTTTTTCAATTATCAATCTAAACCAATTGTGTCGGGTTATCAAATCTAAAGACCAAACCAAACAAATAAATGTCGGGTTTTTTAATCTCAAATTTTCTCGGGTTTTTTTGGATATTcgggttttttatttttttttcccaTAAAGTTTTCATAGCACAAACACATagaatttgtgtttcaaatatttctttaatcctagtaagacagaactatataaggtgtttttcaataaaataacataaatatgagatgagacatggcattgtactaaaatattcaacaataaatataataaaattacaaaaaatatattattaataagtcataatgaaaataaatataatttaaaattattaagttgctaaaataagtacgaccAATAAGTACTACTATTATTTACTTAACtaaacactaaaagaaaaataagttatgcattttttctaaaccatgaaaaaactaaaactaaatatccaccactattttcattcatagtacaattgaattgcatgtcttttattagcattagtattgatttgatttcggtttaggatttatttgagtaaTTAACATTTATGGATTATAAAACTttttggagcatccaaaaattataagtccaaacCTGAGATAATACgctaaaagataaaactatgaaatatcttaagaaatatttataaaattcactacaataaatattcttatgtattaaatatatttaaaacttccaTACATATAATGTTGGGTTGGGTTGGTTtcagtttgactttttttagttaaaaccaaatcaaaccaattatggtcggataTTTTCCCCCAACACCAAACCAAGTCAAACCAAATCATAGTCGGattttttttctcgatttgactCGGATCGGGTTTGTACGATTTGTCGGTTTCGTATGTACACCCCTACCACTCACGTTAGAAAGAATAATACTTATTCACGCTTGGTGTTTACACCAAAATAAAGTCATTTATCAAAGTTAGGTGATAGAATAATATAAGAAtatatgttttaaattaataatgaTTAAGTAATAAAAGTTAATACGCAAATGTTATGCTGGTTTATGTAAAAacatcacatgcatgtaaatttTTATCTACACGATCTGACTAAACATTTACCGCAACGATCATACAATTTTTGGTTCCGGATTGGTCATATTGATCGATTGTGATACGATAATGCGATGCAATTGAATTTCATTCTCTCTATAATCACTACATTATTTAGTTATTGTCTAGTTATAATAAGTTTACCACAATTTACTTGAGGCGGAATTTAACTATTagaatgaaactaaaaaatttgcATAAAATTTTTAACCTCCTAAAAAATTTGCATAAAATTTGCAGAAAATAATTAATTGTTTGCACACATATATACGTATATAAACGAAGACTTTTAACCTCCTAAAAACTTGATTATACAGGCTTTTAGTCTAACTCTATAGAGATTGATTTTTGCAAGATTTTAAGTAATTGGAAGTAGAAAATCATTGCATTcccaatttcttttaacaaaagATGAAGGTATTCACATCGGCTGTTTAATATACGTTCACCCTCTATATAAGAAATTACAGATGGTGACAAATACTAGAGGACACACtcaaaaaaggaaataaaaaagaaactgaaattaattttcataaggAAATTCAAGCAGAAATCATTTTAGGATTTTCGAATTGAAGATGCCCTTTGATGATATCTCCATTGATATCTTTTACGTCCCAAAGTTCTGTCATGTAATATTCAAATTTCTTCACAACACTTTCTGGCATAGAAACCAATACTCGAACTGCATCAAATTCACCCACTGACGGTAAAAATAAACAGTAAATATCACTAGTTAAAGGACCCATTTGAATTGGCTTCCCTTCACCAAAATCTACTTTCTCCAAGCTCAATCTTGACCATTGTGAAATTACCAAGCTAGCCGATAAATCAGTTTTTACTGTTTTATCTTCTAACAAGTCGACTACTGATTTTATTGAGCCGCTGGTTAATTCAGATTTAGCATTTTGCACCAATTTTACCGTGTCTTGTAAATTACCATTTACCACGTGCTTTACTGGTGCTTCAGCGCAACCTAGCACAAATCCATTCCCATAATAACCTTCTGGTAATTCTGGTTTTACTGCCTTCCTAATATTCACAGAAAATAGGAGCTTCACTTTAATGGACGATGGTAAATCTAAGGATTTAACCCAACAACGCCACGTGTGAGAAGCTAGAACCTCAAAGCTGGTGGATTTTACCGAGGGAGAACATTGTCTTTTCAGGTGAAGAATTTGGGACTGTGAAAATGTTATGGATGCAGGGGTGTTTGGCTGGGATTGTAAATATTGGTGAAGGTTGAGGCCAAACTGGGAATTTTGAATGTCAAGGGGTATTTTCGTAAATGCAGAATGTATGGAGGTTATTTGTGGAGGATCACGGGATCTTAACACGTGGCGTGAATGAAACGGAGTGATTGGTAAACTACCGGTGGGGTCCTTGGTAAAGTGGGCCCAGGCATGTAAGAATTGAGCAGTACCAATGCCGTCGCATAGACAATGGTTGATGGCGGTGCAGAGGATCATTCCCCCGCAGCCGAGATTTGTTACCTGTAATGGGAAGCAAAGTGAGCAAGGAAGGGTAGTT
This region of Nicotiana tomentosiformis chromosome 4, ASM39032v3, whole genome shotgun sequence genomic DNA includes:
- the LOC104110981 gene encoding alcohol acyltransferase 9; amino-acid sequence: MLGSIELPDCVYSKDPIFITPISPTPNHSLYLSNLDDQKFLRFSIKYLYLFTKSINLDRLKSSLSRVLVDYYPLAGRLRTCPENNHKLQVDCNGEGAIFAEAFLDLTADELLVVSNKPDKSWRKLLYKVEATSFLDIPPLVVQVTNLGCGGMILCTAINHCLCDGIGTAQFLHAWAHFTKDPTGSLPITPFHSRHVLRSRDPPQITSIHSAFTKIPLDIQNSQFGLNLHQYLQSQPNTPASITFSQSQILHLKRQCSPSVKSTSFEVLASHTWRCWVKSLDLPSSIKVKLLFSVNIRKAVKPELPEGYYGNGFVLGCAEAPVKHVVNGNLQDTVKLVQNAKSELTSGSIKSVVDLLEDKTVKTDLSASLVISQWSRLSLEKVDFGEGKPIQMGPLTSDIYCLFLPSVGEFDAVRVLVSMPESVVKKFEYYMTELWDVKDINGDIIKGHLQFENPKMISA